The Janthinobacterium tructae genome contains the following window.
CAGCCCCGACCTGCTGCAAAAGCTGGCCGACAGCGATGCCCCCGTAGAGCGCAAGCTGAGCGCCGAAGCGGCGCCATCGACCAACATCGTGCACATGTCGCTCAACGAAGAAGCCTTCCGTTTCATGATGAATGAAGACGCGATGGCGACGGAGAAGCTGGCCGAAGGCATCCGCGCGTTCTGCGTCGATTCCGGCAAGCTGAAACAGATGATCGCGGCGCTGCGTTAATCGCCTATGCCCACCGCAAAAAGCGGCGTGCGTGCACTGCACTGCGCCGCTTTTTTGTCGTCTCGCTCTCGCCCGCCCGCGTGAAAGCGAGCGCCAGGCGGGCGATCTGTAGCATGGGCATGGCTGCAACAGTGAGCAAAACAGACCATTTTTTTCGTTTACCTCTTGGTCACTTATCAGTGCATACTATGTCGCACAGGCAACTTCAATCCCTCTGCGACAGGAGTCTAACCATGCATGCCCTCTCCCACCTTCGTATCGGCACCCGCCTGGCGGCAGGCTTCGCGCTGGTACTGCTGCTGTCCGTGATTTCCACTTCGTACGCGCTGTACAGTGCCCGCGTGAATGCCGAAGCGACCCGGGAAATGATGGAAAAACCGCTGGCCAAGGAACGTCTGGTATCAGACTGGTATGTGCTGATTTACTCGGCCATCGCGCGCACCTCGATGATCGCCCGGAGCACGGATGAAACCCTGTCGGGCGTGTTTGCCGAGACCATCGCCGACAGCACCAAACAAGGCAGCGAGCTGCTGAAGAAAATCGAAACCCTGCTCGTCAGTGAGGAAGAAAAGGCCATCTTCAAGGCCTCCATCGTGGAACGCGTCAAATACCAGGATGCCAAGACCGAGGTGATGGACGCGCGCAAGGGCGGCAACGCGGCCCTGGCGGAAAGTACATACCGCGACAGCTTCGCCCCCGCCGCCACCAGGTACCAGAACAATGTCAAGGCCCTGCTGGCGCAGCAGCGCCAGGCCATCGACGCCACGGCGCACGCGATCGAGGCTGCCAATGCGCGCAGCTTCACCCTGTTGTTGCTGCTGTGCGCGCTGGTGGTGCTCCTGGGCAGCGTCTGTGCCTGGCTGATCACGCGTTCGATCACCGCGCCCCTGCAGGCGGCCGTGAAGGTGGCCGAGACGGTCGCCGCGGGCGACTTGCGCACGCATTTCGGCACGGCGGCCAGCGATGAAATCGGCGACCTGATGCGCGCGCTGCACGGCATGAACGAGGCACTGCGCAAGGTGGTGTCGGAAGTGCAGACGGGTACCAACGCCATCGCCACGGCATCGGGCGAAATCGCCGCCGGCAACCAGGATCTGTCGGCGCGCACGGAGCAGCAGGCCAGTTCGCTGGAAGAGACGGCGTCGTCGATGGAAGAATTGACCAGCACCGTGAAGCAGAATGCGGACAATGCGCGTCAGGCCAACCAGATGGCGGTCGCCGCGTCCAGCGTGGCCGAACGGGGCGGCGACATCGTCAGCCAGGTGGTCGACACCATGGGCGCCATCGACACGGCGTCGACGAAAATCGTCGACATCATCGGCGTCATCGACGGCATCGCCTTCCAGACGAATATCCTGGCCTTGAACGCGGCCGTCGAGGCGGCGCGCGCCGGCGAACAGGGGCGCGGCTTTGCCGTCGTAGCCACGGAAGTGCGCAGTCTGGCGCAGCGCTCGGCGGCAGCGGCGCGCGAAATCAAGGCCCTGATCGGCGACTCGGTGGAACAGGTCAACAACGGCACGCGGCTGGTACAACAGGCCGGCAGCACCATGAGCGAAGTGGTCGACAGCGTGCGCCACGTCACCGACATCATGGCCGAGATCACCGCCGCCAGCGCCGAGCAAAGCATGGGGATCGACCAGGTCAACCAGGCCATCGCGCAAATGGACCAGGTAACGCAGCAAAATGCGGCCCTGGTGGAAGAAGCGGCGGCAGCGGCCGAAAGCATGCAGGACCAGGCGGCGCGCCTGGCGCAAGTGGCGGCCGGCTTCCAGCTCGAACATGTGACGCCGGCAGTGGCGCCGGTACGCGCCACGCGGCCGGCCAGAACCGCCAGCGCCGCCACGCCGCGGCTGGCAACGCGGCGCCCGTCCCAGGCGACGGCCAGCAAGCCGGCCGCACCCAAGGCTGCCGGTGCTGCGGCACGCAAAACGCCATCGCACGTCGCCGGCGAGCAGGACTGGGAAGAGTTTTAAGCCTGCGGTGTCAAGCCCTGCTTCAAGCGCCGTGCCGGCGGCGGCAAGGCGCTTGAAACTATTTGACAGCGGCGCCAGGGGCGCCGATACTGGTTTCAGGTGGGACTGGCGCGCCACCGCAACATGAGACAGCCGGCGCCTTCAGGGAGAGACCATGCGCCCCTATCATGTTTGCACCTCTTGCTTCATGCGCCTGCTTGCCATCCTCCTCTGCGCCGCGCTGGCCGCCTGTGCCGCCGCACCGCCCGCCAGCTTGCCGCCCGTCTTCAACGATAGCGATTTTGCGCCGGCCAGCGCCATCGATGCCGGCCAGGTCTTCGCCCTCAGCGACGCCATGCGCCAGTATGTGCAGACGCAAGTGCGGCAAACGACGCGCAACGGCAATCCCCGCATGGCGCTGTACGAGGCGCTGTACGACAAATCCAGGCTGAAACTCGAATACGATGCGGCCATGACCCGCAATGCACGCGAAACGTTTGAGGCGCGCAGCGGCAACTGCCTGTCGCTGGTGATCATGACGGCGGCGCTGGCGCATGAATTGGGCTTGCAGGTGCGCTACCAGGAGGTACTGGGCGAAGAAAGCTGGAGCCGCAGCGGCGACATGTATTTTGTCGCCGGCCACGTCAACCTGGTGCTGGGCCAGCGCCTGGGCGACAACCCGAATGACTACGACGCCAAGGGCTTGATGGTGATCGACTTCCTGCCGTCCGGCGACGTGGCGGGCTACCGCACGCGCGAAATCAGCGAAGCGACGGTGCTGGCCATGTACATGAACAACCGCGCCGCCGAAACCATGAGCAAGGGCCAGCTGGACCAGGCATACTGGTGGGCCAGGGCGGCCCTCCTGCAGGACCCCTCGTTCAGCGGCGCCTACAACACCCTGGGCGTGATCCAGTTCCGCCATGGCGACCTGGCGCAGGCGCGGCGCACGCTGGCCCATGCGCTGATGCGCACGCCGGACAACACGGTGCTGCTGTCGAACCTGGCGCAGGCGCTGGAAGCGTCCGGCCTGCCCGATGAAGCACTGCCGCTGCGCCGGCGCCTGCTGGCACTGCAGCCGCAGCCCCCGTTCCACTACTTCAACCTGGGCAAGGCGGCCATGCAGCAAAACGATTACGTACAGGCGATCCGCCTGTTTTCACGCGAAATCGTACGCGATCCGTACTACCATGAATTCCACTTCTGGCTGGCGCAGGCGTATGCGCGCCTGGGCCAGCTCGCGCAGGCGGACCGGCAGCTGGAACTGGCGATGGACAACAGCACCACGCGCAGCGAGCACGGGCTGTATGCGGCCAAGCTGCAGCGCCTGCGCACCCTCAGCACGCATTAATCTTCCAGGAACATCTGCTGCAGGTCATTCAGGAAGCACAATCCCCGTTCCGTCGGGCGGATGACCTGGTGGTCGCGGTACAGCAAGCCTTTCGCTTCGGCCGCATTCAGCGGCTGCTCGATGGCGTTGATGGCCAGGCCCGTGCGCTCGGCGAACAGGTTCGGCGAAAAGCCCTGCGTCAGGCGCAGGGTATTGAGCATGAATTCAAAACCCATCTCCTCGCGCGCCAGCTCGCGCTCTTCCTGCACCGGCTTGCCGGCCAGTACGGCGTCCATGTAGGCGCGCGGCTGCTTGTAGCGGGCCTGACGCAAGACGCGGTGCGGGAACGAGATTTTCGAGTGCGCGCCCGCGCCGATGCCCAGGTAGTCGCCGAACTCCCAGTAATTGCGGTTGTGGCGCGCCTGGCGGCCCGGCTGCGCATAGGCCGACACTTCGTAGCGGCCGTAACCGGCCTGCGCCGCGCGCTCAGCCACCATGTCGGCGATGTCGGCGCTGGCGTCGTCGTCCGGCAGCGCGGGCGGATACTTGGCGAACAGGGTGTTCGGTTCCAGCGTCAGGTGATACAGCGACAAATGCGGCGGCGCGAACGACAGCGCCGTTTCCAGGTCCTGCTGCGCCTCGGCCAGGGTTTGCGTGGGCAGCGCGTACATCAGGTCGAGATTGAAATTGTCGAAATTGGCGTGCGCGATGTCCACCGCGCGGCGCGCTTCGTTGTCGTCATGGATGCGCCCCAGCGCCTGCAAATGGCGGCCATTGAAGCTCTGGATGCCGATCGACAGGCGGTTGATGCCGCTGGCCCGGTAAGACTTGAATTTTTCCGCCTCGAAGGTGCCCGGATTGGCTTCCATGGTGATTTCACAATCGGGCTCCAGTGGCAGCAGCGTGCGCACGTCCGACATCAGCCGGTCCAGCCCCGCCGCCGACATCAGGCTGGGCGTGCCGCCGCCGATGAAAATGGTGTGGATCTTGCGGCCCCAGATCAGCGGCAGCGCCATTTCCAGGTCCAGCCGCAGGGCCGCCAGGTACTCCGCTTCCGGCAAGTCACCGCGCACCTCGTGCGAATTGAAATCGCAATACGGGCATTTTTTCACGCACCACGGGAAATGGATGTACAGCGACAGCGGCGGCAGGGCCGTCAAGTTCAGCGCGCCCGGCTGCAGGTACTTCAGGGCCGCCCCGGCCGCGCCGGAAATGCCTTCCTGCGGTGCGGGAGCGGTATTCTGCCTGAGTGCCGACTTGGCAACGGCGCCCACCAGTTTGATCGGGATCATCGCAGCTTTTCCACCAGCGCGCGCAGGGCCTGGCCACGGTGCGACAGCGCGTTCTTTTCATCGGCCGTCAGTTCGGCTGCGCACTTGCCCAGCGCGGGAATGAAGAAATGCGGATCGTAGCCGAAACCGCCGTTGCCGCGCGGTGTGGCGATCATCTCGCCATTCCAGCGGCCGTCGGCGATCACCGGTTGCGGGTCGTCCGCATGGCGCACGTACACCAGCACGCAGTAGTAATACGCGGACTTGTCGGCATGCGCTTCCAGGTCGGCGATCAGTTTGGCGCTGTTGGCGGCATCCGATTTCGGCTCGCCCGCATAGCGGGCCGAATACACGCCCGGTGCGCCACCGAGCGCATTGACGCAGACGCCGGAATCGTCGGCCAGCGCCGGCAAGCCCGTCAGGCGCGACGCATGGCGCGCCTTTTGCAGCGCGTTTTCAACGAAGGTGTGGAATGGTTCGTCGCTTTCCGGCACGGCATACTCGCCCTGGGCGTGGACGGAAAAACCGATGCTCGATAGCAGCTCGTTGAATTCCTTGAGCTTGCCGGCGTTGTTGGAGGCGAGGATGAGGCGTTGGGTCATGTCAGTAGTCCGGTTGAAGTGCCGACATTGTAAACCTTTTGCGCCCCCCTCACCGCGCCCCGCCGCCGCGCTCAACAGCCGCAGGTGTGGGCTTTTTGCCCGGCGCGGCGGGCAATGACATGTAAATCTATGTAAAGATTACATGCCGAGCGCCTGCTTTTGCAGGGCGATCAGGTCGGCGATGCCGCCCTGCGCCAGGTCCAGCAAGCGGTTCATGCCGGCGCGGTCGAAGGCGGCGCCTTCGGCCGTGCCCTGCACTTCGATGAAGTGGCCCGCTTCCGTCATCACCACGTTCATGTCCGTGTCGCAGCCCGAGTCTTCCACATAGTCGAGGTCCAGCACCGGCATGCCCTGGTAGACGCCCACCGAGATGGCGGCGACAAAGCTTTTCACGGGGATGGCGGTGATCGCGCCGCGCGCCTGCAGCTGGGAAAACGCGTCATACGCGGCCACCATGGCACCCGTGATCGA
Protein-coding sequences here:
- a CDS encoding tetratricopeptide repeat protein; this translates as MRPYHVCTSCFMRLLAILLCAALAACAAAPPASLPPVFNDSDFAPASAIDAGQVFALSDAMRQYVQTQVRQTTRNGNPRMALYEALYDKSRLKLEYDAAMTRNARETFEARSGNCLSLVIMTAALAHELGLQVRYQEVLGEESWSRSGDMYFVAGHVNLVLGQRLGDNPNDYDAKGLMVIDFLPSGDVAGYRTREISEATVLAMYMNNRAAETMSKGQLDQAYWWARAALLQDPSFSGAYNTLGVIQFRHGDLAQARRTLAHALMRTPDNTVLLSNLAQALEASGLPDEALPLRRRLLALQPQPPFHYFNLGKAAMQQNDYVQAIRLFSREIVRDPYYHEFHFWLAQAYARLGQLAQADRQLELAMDNSTTRSEHGLYAAKLQRLRTLSTH
- the hemW gene encoding radical SAM family heme chaperone HemW; protein product: MIPIKLVGAVAKSALRQNTAPAPQEGISGAAGAALKYLQPGALNLTALPPLSLYIHFPWCVKKCPYCDFNSHEVRGDLPEAEYLAALRLDLEMALPLIWGRKIHTIFIGGGTPSLMSAAGLDRLMSDVRTLLPLEPDCEITMEANPGTFEAEKFKSYRASGINRLSIGIQSFNGRHLQALGRIHDDNEARRAVDIAHANFDNFNLDLMYALPTQTLAEAQQDLETALSFAPPHLSLYHLTLEPNTLFAKYPPALPDDDASADIADMVAERAAQAGYGRYEVSAYAQPGRQARHNRNYWEFGDYLGIGAGAHSKISFPHRVLRQARYKQPRAYMDAVLAGKPVQEERELAREEMGFEFMLNTLRLTQGFSPNLFAERTGLAINAIEQPLNAAEAKGLLYRDHQVIRPTERGLCFLNDLQQMFLED
- the rdgB gene encoding RdgB/HAM1 family non-canonical purine NTP pyrophosphatase, with amino-acid sequence MTQRLILASNNAGKLKEFNELLSSIGFSVHAQGEYAVPESDEPFHTFVENALQKARHASRLTGLPALADDSGVCVNALGGAPGVYSARYAGEPKSDAANSAKLIADLEAHADKSAYYYCVLVYVRHADDPQPVIADGRWNGEMIATPRGNGGFGYDPHFFIPALGKCAAELTADEKNALSHRGQALRALVEKLR
- a CDS encoding methyl-accepting chemotaxis protein, whose translation is MHALSHLRIGTRLAAGFALVLLLSVISTSYALYSARVNAEATREMMEKPLAKERLVSDWYVLIYSAIARTSMIARSTDETLSGVFAETIADSTKQGSELLKKIETLLVSEEEKAIFKASIVERVKYQDAKTEVMDARKGGNAALAESTYRDSFAPAATRYQNNVKALLAQQRQAIDATAHAIEAANARSFTLLLLLCALVVLLGSVCAWLITRSITAPLQAAVKVAETVAAGDLRTHFGTAASDEIGDLMRALHGMNEALRKVVSEVQTGTNAIATASGEIAAGNQDLSARTEQQASSLEETASSMEELTSTVKQNADNARQANQMAVAASSVAERGGDIVSQVVDTMGAIDTASTKIVDIIGVIDGIAFQTNILALNAAVEAARAGEQGRGFAVVATEVRSLAQRSAAAAREIKALIGDSVEQVNNGTRLVQQAGSTMSEVVDSVRHVTDIMAEITAASAEQSMGIDQVNQAIAQMDQVTQQNAALVEEAAAAAESMQDQAARLAQVAAGFQLEHVTPAVAPVRATRPARTASAATPRLATRRPSQATASKPAAPKAAGAAARKTPSHVAGEQDWEEF